The Methanothrix soehngenii GP6 genome has a window encoding:
- a CDS encoding thiolase domain-containing protein, translated as MRSVSIIGVGCTKFGERWDSSLRDMIAEAGVLAIEDAEITGEQIDALYVGNMSGGRFIEQEHIGALIADCAGLSRLHVPSTRVEAACASGGLALRQAVMAVASGYCDIVIAAGVEKMTDVSSGTAADALAAAADREWECFFGATFPALYAMMAKMHMRRYGTTHDQMAQVAVKNHHHACMNPIAQYQMEIGIDDVNRSSMVADPLHVLDCSPISDGASVVVLAPTETARRFSDTPIKIVGCAQASDTLALHDRRDLTTLDATVHAGRSAFRQAGIEPRQVDVAEVHDCFTIAEILAIEDLGFVEKGHGGRAAEEGLTALDGEVAVNTSGGLKACGHPVGATGIKQAYEIALQLRGEAGRRQVDEVEIGLAHNVGGSGGTALVHIFTR; from the coding sequence ATGAGGTCTGTATCTATTATTGGTGTAGGTTGCACCAAGTTCGGGGAGAGATGGGACTCTTCCCTGCGCGACATGATCGCCGAGGCAGGGGTCCTGGCGATTGAGGACGCAGAGATCACCGGTGAGCAGATAGACGCCCTCTATGTGGGCAACATGAGCGGCGGGCGGTTCATAGAGCAGGAGCATATCGGAGCCCTGATCGCCGACTGCGCCGGCCTGTCGCGACTGCATGTCCCCTCCACCCGGGTAGAGGCCGCCTGCGCCTCAGGAGGTCTGGCCCTCCGCCAGGCGGTCATGGCTGTGGCCAGCGGCTACTGCGATATCGTCATCGCCGCCGGGGTGGAGAAGATGACCGACGTCTCCTCAGGCACCGCCGCCGACGCCCTGGCAGCAGCAGCAGACAGGGAGTGGGAATGCTTCTTTGGCGCCACATTTCCAGCGCTCTATGCCATGATGGCCAAGATGCATATGCGCCGCTACGGCACAACCCACGACCAGATGGCCCAGGTGGCAGTGAAAAATCACCATCATGCCTGCATGAATCCCATCGCCCAGTATCAGATGGAGATCGGCATTGATGATGTGAACCGATCCTCTATGGTAGCCGATCCCCTGCATGTGCTGGACTGCTCTCCCATATCCGATGGCGCATCGGTGGTGGTTCTGGCTCCCACCGAGACCGCTCGCAGGTTCTCCGACACTCCTATCAAGATCGTGGGCTGCGCCCAGGCCAGCGATACCCTGGCCCTGCACGACCGCCGCGACCTGACCACCCTGGATGCCACCGTCCATGCTGGACGTTCTGCCTTCCGCCAGGCAGGGATCGAGCCCCGTCAGGTGGATGTGGCCGAGGTCCACGACTGCTTCACCATCGCTGAGATCCTGGCGATTGAAGATCTGGGATTTGTGGAGAAGGGGCATGGTGGCAGAGCAGCCGAGGAAGGGCTGACCGCACTGGATGGAGAGGTTGCGGTCAACACCTCTGGCGGGCTGAAGGCCTGCGGCCATCCGGTAGGGGCCACCGGGATCAAGCAGGCCTATGAGATCGCTCTGCAGCTGAGAGGAGAAGCAGGACGCCGCCAGGTCGATGAGGTGGAGATCGGCCTTGCCCATAATGTGGGTGGGTCAGGGGGAACTGCCTTGGTCCATATATTCACGAGGTAA
- a CDS encoding hydroxymethylglutaryl-CoA synthase produces MVSGIVSYGVYIPRFRIRADEIARVWGGGDDISSSLRVFEKSVPDLDEDAVTIAVEAARNALDRADVDPKRIGAIYTGSESHPYAVKPTGTIVGQAVCTSSSFTTADFEFACKAGTAAIQACLGLVGSDMIDLGLAIGADVSQGAPGDMLEYTAAAGGAAYLIGKRDLAAQIEGFYSFTTDTPDFWRREGMPYPEHSGRFTGEPAYFKHVTSAATGLMERMKTRPEDYDYAVFHQPNGKFPVRVAKMLGFSKKQIEPGLVVPMIGNTYSASCLIGLAATLDIARPGERIFVTSFGSGAGSDAFSIKVLDRIEDIRCNAPSVRDYIGDAEYLDYAMYAKHKGKLRI; encoded by the coding sequence TTGGTCTCGGGAATTGTCAGCTATGGGGTCTATATTCCCCGATTCAGGATAAGGGCAGATGAGATAGCCAGGGTATGGGGGGGTGGTGATGACATCTCTTCGAGCCTGAGGGTCTTCGAGAAATCCGTGCCTGATCTTGATGAGGACGCAGTGACCATAGCGGTGGAGGCAGCAAGGAACGCTCTGGATCGCGCCGACGTTGATCCTAAGCGAATAGGAGCCATCTATACGGGCTCGGAGAGCCATCCATATGCGGTCAAGCCTACGGGGACCATCGTCGGCCAGGCGGTATGCACCTCATCCTCCTTCACCACTGCGGATTTTGAGTTCGCTTGCAAGGCGGGGACCGCGGCGATTCAGGCCTGCCTGGGCCTGGTAGGCTCCGATATGATCGATCTGGGTTTGGCCATCGGCGCAGACGTCAGCCAGGGAGCGCCAGGTGATATGCTGGAGTACACCGCAGCTGCCGGAGGAGCGGCTTATTTGATCGGAAAGAGGGATCTGGCGGCTCAGATCGAGGGCTTTTATTCCTTCACCACCGATACCCCGGACTTCTGGAGAAGAGAGGGGATGCCATACCCAGAGCATAGCGGCAGGTTCACAGGGGAGCCCGCCTATTTCAAGCATGTCACCAGCGCCGCCACTGGGTTGATGGAGAGGATGAAAACCAGGCCGGAGGACTACGACTATGCAGTCTTCCACCAGCCCAATGGCAAGTTCCCGGTGCGAGTGGCCAAGATGCTGGGCTTCTCCAAAAAGCAGATCGAGCCGGGGCTGGTCGTGCCCATGATAGGGAACACTTACTCTGCATCCTGCCTCATCGGCCTGGCCGCTACTCTGGACATCGCCCGGCCGGGTGAGAGGATCTTCGTCACCAGCTTTGGCTCCGGTGCGGGCAGCGATGCCTTCAGCATCAAAGTATTGGACAGAATTGAGGACATCCGCTGCAATGCTCCGAGCGTTCGCGACTATATCGGCGATGCTGAGTATCTTGATTATGCAATGTACGCCAAGCACAAGGGCAAGCTGAGAATATGA